The proteins below are encoded in one region of Parvicella tangerina:
- a CDS encoding YfiR family protein, translated as MKRIIQIAIFILFSTGVAWGQGAAGGANLKLKSMFVYNFIKNVEWPSSQKSGDFNVTVLGDKDLYQMMNSTYAGKEINGQKIVFSYVDAYSEVGTAHILYIAPKFSSDLAKYSQKLRKNKTLVVSDKGGLLYDGSVINFVVSNNKLLFEISKSNAELVPLTIGPSLLKMATTVI; from the coding sequence GTGAAACGCATCATTCAAATAGCTATATTTATCTTGTTCTCCACTGGAGTAGCATGGGGACAAGGTGCTGCTGGTGGTGCGAACCTTAAGCTAAAAAGCATGTTTGTGTACAATTTCATCAAAAATGTAGAGTGGCCCTCCTCTCAAAAAAGTGGAGACTTTAATGTAACTGTTTTAGGGGATAAGGATCTGTACCAAATGATGAATAGTACGTACGCTGGGAAAGAGATTAACGGTCAAAAAATCGTCTTTTCTTATGTGGATGCTTACAGTGAAGTGGGCACAGCTCACATCTTATACATTGCCCCAAAATTCAGCTCTGACTTGGCCAAATATTCACAGAAACTGAGAAAAAACAAAACGTTAGTTGTCTCTGACAAAGGAGGCCTGCTCTATGATGGCTCTGTAATAAATTTTGTAGTTAGTAACAATAAATTACTTTTTGAAATTAGTAAATCAAATGCTGAGTTGGTCCCATTAACAATTGGACCTTCTTTGCTTAAAATGGCGACAACGGTGATCTAA
- a CDS encoding ATP-dependent helicase, translating into MEYLKELNDPQRAAASHLEGPMMVIAGAGSGKTRVLTYRIAHLIDNGVDPFNILALTFTNKAAKEMKERIANMIGGHEARNIWMGTFHSIFARILRSEYDKIGYPSNFTIYDTQDSKSLLKTIIKEMGLDDKLYKTNIVYGRISSAKNNLISPQAYLKNVEIVSEDQSNARPKMGDIYLEYAKRCYRAGAMDFDDLLFITNVLLKKHPDVLLKYQEKFKYILVDEYQDTNYSQYLIVKRLAARYENLCVVGDDAQSIYAFRGANIQNILNFKRDYPDYKLYKLEQNYRSTQTIVDAANSIIDNNRDQIKKDVWTSNPEGDKIRVVRTYSDNEEGKFVANDIFESKNNLQASDNDFAILYRTNAQSRSMEEALRKLNIPYKIYGGLSFYQRKEIKDLLAYFRLAANPKDEEAFKRIVNYPKRGIGNTTIDKLTIGANNAGASLWNAACNPAEFGVQLSSGVFNKLQQFTLMMKSFASKLDNTKAFELADEIAKVSGIYKELYADKTPEGVARYENIQELLNGIQEFTDNESTDEKIVTLPDFLIDVALLTDADNESEEDKDKVTLMTIHSAKGLEFPYVYIVGLEENLFPSQLSISTRSELEEERRLFYVAVTRAEKKCTLSYATSRYRWGQLSQCEPSRFIEEIDSRFLDTSLTNQEKSPMHLGDDDFDFGGFNGGQKKKQPTYLDKYKNQSQKYSKKSSSTGTSAPSKPNFGVPKNLKKVSGTTKAAKVDVSKVIPGVQVMHDRFGKGKVLTVEDGKATVFFPSHGQKQLLLQFAKLEVL; encoded by the coding sequence ATGGAGTACTTGAAAGAATTGAACGATCCCCAGAGGGCGGCCGCATCGCATTTGGAGGGTCCTATGATGGTCATTGCAGGGGCAGGATCGGGAAAAACCAGGGTGTTAACTTATCGCATTGCTCATTTAATCGACAATGGCGTTGATCCCTTTAATATCTTGGCACTTACCTTTACGAACAAGGCTGCCAAAGAAATGAAGGAGCGTATTGCCAATATGATTGGCGGTCATGAAGCAAGAAACATTTGGATGGGTACATTTCACAGTATTTTTGCCAGAATACTTCGCTCCGAATATGACAAAATTGGCTATCCAAGTAACTTTACTATCTATGACACTCAGGACTCCAAGAGCTTACTAAAGACCATCATTAAAGAAATGGGGTTGGATGACAAACTCTACAAAACGAATATTGTTTATGGTCGTATTTCTTCGGCAAAAAACAACCTGATCTCTCCGCAAGCTTATTTAAAAAATGTCGAGATCGTATCGGAAGACCAATCGAACGCAAGGCCAAAAATGGGAGATATTTATCTAGAGTATGCTAAAAGATGCTACCGGGCGGGAGCAATGGACTTTGATGACCTTCTTTTCATCACGAACGTTCTGCTCAAAAAACATCCTGACGTTCTGCTAAAATATCAAGAGAAGTTCAAATATATTTTGGTGGATGAGTATCAAGATACTAACTACTCTCAATACTTAATCGTTAAACGACTTGCAGCTCGTTATGAGAACTTATGTGTGGTAGGGGATGACGCACAAAGTATCTACGCCTTTCGTGGAGCAAACATCCAAAACATTCTTAACTTCAAAAGAGATTATCCAGATTACAAACTCTATAAGTTAGAACAAAACTATAGGAGCACACAGACTATTGTTGATGCGGCAAATAGTATAATCGACAACAACAGAGATCAGATCAAAAAAGATGTTTGGACTTCAAACCCTGAGGGAGACAAAATAAGGGTAGTTAGAACCTACTCTGACAATGAGGAGGGTAAATTTGTAGCAAACGACATTTTCGAGTCTAAAAATAACCTTCAGGCCAGTGATAACGATTTTGCCATTTTATACAGAACTAATGCGCAATCAAGATCGATGGAGGAAGCCTTGAGGAAATTAAATATTCCTTATAAAATTTATGGTGGTCTATCTTTCTATCAAAGGAAAGAAATTAAAGATCTATTGGCTTATTTTCGACTTGCAGCAAACCCTAAAGATGAAGAGGCTTTCAAAAGAATTGTTAATTACCCCAAAAGAGGCATTGGCAACACAACTATTGATAAGCTCACTATTGGTGCTAATAACGCTGGTGCTTCACTTTGGAATGCAGCATGCAACCCAGCTGAATTTGGAGTTCAACTGAGCTCGGGTGTTTTCAATAAACTTCAGCAGTTTACCTTAATGATGAAAAGCTTTGCATCAAAACTTGACAACACAAAGGCTTTTGAGTTGGCCGATGAAATCGCAAAGGTGTCTGGCATTTATAAGGAACTATATGCTGACAAGACTCCAGAAGGAGTTGCTCGCTATGAGAATATCCAGGAACTACTTAATGGAATTCAAGAATTTACAGATAACGAATCCACAGATGAAAAGATAGTTACGCTACCTGACTTCTTGATTGATGTTGCTCTCTTAACTGATGCGGACAATGAAAGCGAAGAAGATAAAGACAAGGTAACACTGATGACCATTCACAGTGCAAAAGGCTTAGAATTTCCGTATGTCTACATTGTTGGCCTTGAAGAAAACCTCTTTCCTTCACAACTATCTATTAGCACAAGAAGCGAACTAGAAGAAGAAAGACGCTTGTTTTATGTTGCGGTGACTCGAGCGGAAAAAAAGTGCACGCTGAGTTACGCCACTAGCAGATATCGATGGGGACAACTTTCTCAATGTGAACCCAGCAGGTTCATAGAAGAAATCGATTCCAGATTTCTAGACACCAGCTTGACAAACCAGGAAAAATCACCCATGCACCTCGGTGATGATGATTTCGATTTTGGTGGTTTCAACGGTGGACAAAAAAAGAAGCAGCCAACGTATCTGGATAAATACAAGAATCAATCACAGAAATACTCCAAAAAATCTTCATCTACTGGAACCTCTGCACCATCAAAACCCAACTTCGGTGTTCCAAAAAACCTCAAAAAAGTTTCTGGAACTACCAAGGCTGCAAAAGTTGACGTAAGTAAAGTTATCCCTGGAGTTCAAGTAATGCACGACAGGTTTGGAAAAGGAAAAGTACTAACGGTAGAAGACGGCAAAGCCACTGTATTCTTCCCTTCGCATGGACAAAAGCAACTTCTCCTACAGTTTGCGAAGTTAGAGGTTCTTTAA
- a CDS encoding acetyl-CoA carboxylase biotin carboxyl carrier protein subunit, translated as MEIKSTIDGNKEISFETSGDSALSFTFNNKESMLKILNQSEDRKAFILNKDGRKYEARILKVDPVKKELLMKVDGSYLTVKIEDEYDLLLKSMGMGAGAVKKINDMKAPMPGVVLDIKVKPGQEVVKDEPIVVLEAMKMENLLKSPIDGTIKSIEVEKGDTVEKNRVLVNFE; from the coding sequence ATGGAGATTAAAAGTACGATTGACGGTAATAAAGAAATTTCATTTGAAACTTCAGGAGATAGTGCACTCTCTTTCACTTTCAACAACAAGGAGAGTATGCTCAAGATCTTAAATCAGTCAGAAGATAGAAAAGCATTTATCTTAAATAAGGATGGTAGAAAGTACGAAGCTAGAATCCTGAAGGTAGACCCTGTCAAAAAAGAACTTTTAATGAAGGTCGATGGCTCTTATCTAACCGTGAAAATTGAAGACGAATACGATCTACTTTTAAAATCAATGGGGATGGGTGCAGGTGCTGTTAAGAAGATCAATGACATGAAAGCACCGATGCCAGGTGTGGTCTTAGACATTAAAGTTAAACCTGGACAAGAAGTTGTGAAAGATGAACCTATCGTAGTATTGGAAGCTATGAAAATGGAAAATCTTTTGAAGTCTCCAATTGACGGAACAATCAAGAGTATTGAAGTTGAAAAAGGTGATACGGTTGAAAAAAATCGTGTTCTAGTGAACTTTGAATGA
- a CDS encoding ABC transporter ATP-binding protein has product MSDLLLHIENLTTTFTTESGKTTAVDNVSLKLEKGKILGVVGESGSGKSVTSLSAMGLIPSPPGKIENGNIWLRVKGEMRNVVNFTQRQFQAIRGNEIAMIFQEPMTSLNPVYTCGEQVVESILRHDKQLASQSLIVFWAEKLLKTIVNLTIKPVVNVLIIMINVALFVLKLLFVYPIFYRSKGERFSEASKRLVLQPFAGYRTKAEKRAEEKTLELFKKVMLPRPSKIFSSYPHQISGGQKQRVMIAMALSCNPQVLIADEPTTALDVTVQKTILDIIKDLQKEFEMGVVFITHDLAVIAELADEIAVMYKGKIVEQGSVRDVFLKPKHPYTKGLLACRPPLDIRLSELPTRKYFVHENEQGVLVQTSKNIEELIEELKVDESEIKMKHEILYAADPLIRVEGLKTHFPMEKNVFGKPTDFVKAVDDVSFNVYPGETLGLVGESGCGKTTLGRTLLRLVEATGGQVSFGGLDVLNMKKEESRKLRKDVQIIFQDPYSSLNPRMRIGEAIMEPMRVHGICDNDFQRKQEVMELLVRVGLKEEHFDRYPHEFSGGQRQRICIARSIALKPKFVICDESVSALDVSVQADVLNLLNELRNEFGLTYLFISHDLSVVKFMSDRIIVMNKGKIEEVGTADEIYKNPKSLYTQSLIEAIPKGIVA; this is encoded by the coding sequence TTGTCTGATCTGTTACTGCATATAGAAAACCTTACGACTACTTTTACTACTGAGAGTGGAAAGACTACGGCTGTTGATAACGTTAGTTTGAAGTTGGAGAAGGGTAAAATCCTTGGTGTTGTGGGTGAGTCAGGTTCGGGGAAATCAGTAACCTCTTTATCGGCTATGGGGTTGATTCCATCTCCACCTGGAAAGATTGAAAATGGCAACATTTGGCTCCGTGTAAAAGGAGAGATGAGAAATGTAGTGAATTTTACCCAACGTCAGTTTCAGGCGATTCGAGGGAATGAAATTGCCATGATATTTCAAGAGCCGATGACTTCACTTAATCCTGTTTACACCTGTGGAGAGCAAGTGGTAGAATCTATTCTCAGACATGACAAGCAATTGGCATCACAGTCTCTAATTGTTTTTTGGGCAGAGAAATTGCTTAAGACGATAGTTAATTTAACGATAAAACCGGTTGTTAATGTTCTTATCATAATGATTAATGTAGCTTTATTTGTACTGAAGCTATTGTTTGTATATCCTATTTTTTATCGTAGCAAAGGTGAACGGTTTTCTGAAGCATCCAAACGATTGGTTCTTCAGCCGTTTGCTGGATATCGTACGAAGGCAGAAAAACGTGCCGAAGAAAAGACCCTCGAGCTTTTTAAGAAAGTGATGCTTCCGAGGCCTTCGAAGATATTTAGTAGTTACCCTCATCAGATTTCTGGAGGTCAGAAGCAACGGGTTATGATCGCTATGGCGTTGTCTTGTAATCCTCAAGTGCTGATTGCCGATGAGCCCACAACTGCTTTGGATGTAACGGTGCAAAAGACAATTCTTGATATTATAAAGGATCTTCAGAAGGAGTTTGAAATGGGGGTGGTCTTCATTACTCACGACTTGGCTGTGATTGCTGAATTGGCTGATGAAATTGCGGTCATGTACAAAGGTAAAATTGTGGAGCAGGGTTCTGTTAGGGATGTTTTCCTCAAGCCTAAGCATCCATATACAAAAGGCTTATTGGCGTGTAGACCGCCTTTGGATATACGCTTGAGTGAATTGCCTACCAGGAAATATTTCGTTCACGAAAATGAGCAAGGGGTATTGGTACAGACGTCAAAAAATATTGAGGAACTCATTGAGGAGTTAAAGGTGGATGAAAGTGAGATCAAAATGAAGCATGAAATCCTATATGCTGCTGATCCTTTGATAAGAGTTGAGGGGCTAAAAACTCATTTTCCTATGGAGAAGAATGTTTTTGGGAAACCTACCGATTTTGTGAAGGCAGTAGATGATGTTTCTTTTAATGTCTACCCTGGTGAGACACTGGGGCTCGTAGGTGAATCAGGTTGTGGAAAAACTACACTTGGTAGGACCTTACTTAGATTAGTTGAGGCTACAGGAGGACAGGTATCCTTTGGAGGACTGGATGTGCTTAACATGAAAAAAGAAGAGTCGAGGAAGTTGAGAAAAGATGTTCAAATTATCTTTCAGGACCCTTATTCCTCTTTGAACCCCAGAATGAGAATTGGAGAAGCGATCATGGAGCCAATGAGAGTTCATGGGATTTGCGACAATGATTTTCAGAGAAAACAGGAGGTAATGGAATTGTTGGTGAGAGTGGGGCTTAAGGAAGAACATTTTGATCGTTATCCTCACGAGTTCTCAGGAGGCCAGCGACAGCGGATTTGTATAGCTCGAAGTATTGCTTTAAAACCAAAGTTTGTAATATGTGATGAATCCGTATCTGCTCTGGATGTTTCTGTTCAGGCTGATGTATTGAACTTGCTTAACGAACTTCGAAATGAATTTGGATTGACTTACCTGTTTATATCCCACGATCTTTCAGTAGTTAAGTTTATGAGTGATCGTATTATCGTAATGAACAAGGGGAAAATTGAGGAGGTTGGAACCGCTGATGAGATATACAAAAACCCTAAGTCGTTATATACACAATCGCTAATTGAAGCTATACCAAAAGGTATCGTAGCTTAA
- a CDS encoding M1 family aminopeptidase — protein sequence MNSKFLVVIAIGWSMFSCNPRKGSVDSGDVKVDVTTTEPEKNEPAVQPVYNPSETRVNDLLHTKLKVSFDWANRQLIGVATLTLTPYARPVDSLILDAKAMDINSVTLGDGTSKMKDLDYKYDGWSLRIKLPKQYVRGEEYSVTIRYIANPEEVEQQGSAAIVEAKGLYFINHDGSNPKKHMEIWTQGETESSSTWFPTIDSPNEKTTEEIYITVKDKYTTLSNGLLMDSKQNNDGTRTDHWKLDQPHAPYLFMMAVGEFEVVKDEWTRSDSSTMEVNYYVEEKYAPYAKDIFGKTPKMIGYFSDLLGVEYPWPKYSQIVVRDYVSGAMENTTATIHGDFLYKTKRELIDDNNESIIAHELFHHWFGDLVTCESWANLPLNESFANYSQYLWDEYEYGRMEADMNAYEEMDGYFLSAQQGGHVDMIRFDYESKEDMFDGHSYNKGGRILHMLRTYLGDEIFFRALKNYLQENAYTSTEIHELRMQFEKASGEDLNWFFNQWFLASGHPVVSINQSYDEISQELVVSISQKQDLEEWPLYQLPIDIDIYINGKVRRERVWVKDEINEFSFKADRAPDLVNVDATKTTLWKKTDIKDTEQWIYQLNNAPLWLDKKEAFDKIEKSNNPDAMDAVMKSLNHDFYDVRLMAINSLDATLKNRPEEVKKALISMLAKEKHPAVRAEIIEFLGKNYQDLSQLNPIFEKGLKDESLQVVAASLKAYAKHNGEKGLAKAKTYESEESAKVQLAVADIYANYGTPAEKDFFTQNYGEMSGFNKFTFLSHYFTFLKNQDDKTTAEGIKVFVNVIESDGLWYERLAGYQLLNGLQGHFEKRANQIDNEMASLEKDGSLSETDKIELDKAKQFCLSQKSQISGKLETLKSKEKDPNILQYMPK from the coding sequence ATGAATAGTAAGTTTCTTGTCGTAATAGCAATTGGATGGTCGATGTTTTCTTGCAACCCAAGGAAAGGATCAGTTGATTCTGGTGATGTAAAGGTGGATGTCACTACAACAGAACCTGAGAAAAATGAACCTGCGGTTCAGCCTGTTTACAATCCTTCTGAGACAAGGGTGAATGATTTATTACACACAAAATTGAAGGTGAGCTTTGACTGGGCAAACCGTCAGTTAATTGGTGTTGCTACGTTAACGTTAACACCCTACGCAAGACCAGTTGATAGTTTAATTCTGGATGCTAAAGCAATGGATATCAATAGTGTAACGCTAGGTGATGGTACATCAAAGATGAAGGATTTAGATTATAAATATGATGGCTGGTCGTTGAGGATTAAGCTTCCTAAACAATATGTTCGAGGGGAAGAGTACTCCGTTACAATTAGGTATATTGCTAACCCGGAAGAAGTAGAGCAACAGGGAAGTGCGGCCATAGTTGAAGCTAAAGGACTTTACTTTATTAATCACGATGGGAGCAATCCCAAAAAACACATGGAAATCTGGACTCAAGGAGAAACAGAGTCGAGTAGTACCTGGTTTCCAACAATTGATAGTCCTAACGAGAAAACAACGGAGGAAATTTACATAACGGTTAAAGATAAGTATACGACATTATCAAATGGTCTATTGATGGATTCCAAGCAAAATAATGATGGCACTCGAACTGATCATTGGAAACTTGACCAGCCTCATGCTCCCTATCTATTTATGATGGCCGTAGGTGAGTTTGAAGTAGTGAAAGATGAATGGACGAGAAGCGACAGTTCGACCATGGAAGTGAATTACTATGTGGAGGAAAAGTATGCCCCTTATGCTAAAGATATTTTTGGGAAGACGCCAAAAATGATTGGTTATTTTTCTGATTTATTGGGAGTAGAATATCCTTGGCCCAAATATAGCCAGATAGTCGTTAGAGATTATGTATCTGGGGCAATGGAAAACACCACAGCAACGATTCACGGTGACTTCTTGTATAAAACGAAAAGAGAATTGATTGATGACAATAATGAGTCAATTATTGCGCACGAACTATTTCATCATTGGTTTGGGGATTTAGTTACTTGTGAGAGTTGGGCTAACCTACCATTGAATGAGTCTTTTGCCAATTATAGTCAATACCTCTGGGATGAATATGAGTATGGCAGAATGGAGGCAGATATGAATGCCTATGAAGAAATGGATGGGTATTTCCTTTCAGCACAGCAAGGAGGTCATGTAGATATGATCCGTTTTGACTACGAAAGCAAAGAAGACATGTTTGATGGTCACTCGTATAACAAAGGGGGGCGTATTCTCCACATGCTGAGAACCTATTTGGGGGATGAAATATTCTTTAGAGCATTAAAGAACTACCTACAGGAGAACGCTTATACATCGACTGAGATTCACGAGTTACGCATGCAATTTGAGAAAGCTAGTGGAGAGGATTTGAATTGGTTCTTTAACCAATGGTTTCTAGCAAGCGGTCATCCAGTCGTGAGTATCAATCAGAGTTACGATGAAATTTCTCAAGAATTAGTGGTTTCCATCAGTCAGAAACAGGATTTGGAAGAATGGCCACTGTACCAGCTACCAATTGACATAGATATCTATATTAATGGAAAAGTTAGAAGAGAAAGAGTGTGGGTTAAGGATGAAATTAATGAATTTAGTTTCAAAGCAGATAGAGCACCAGACCTTGTAAATGTTGATGCCACAAAAACAACACTTTGGAAGAAAACAGATATTAAAGACACAGAACAATGGATTTATCAATTGAATAATGCACCTCTATGGCTGGATAAGAAAGAGGCTTTTGACAAAATAGAGAAGAGCAATAACCCTGATGCGATGGATGCGGTAATGAAGTCACTTAATCATGATTTCTATGATGTAAGGTTAATGGCAATCAACTCCCTTGATGCCACTCTTAAGAATAGACCAGAGGAGGTTAAGAAAGCATTAATTTCGATGTTAGCTAAGGAGAAGCATCCAGCGGTAAGAGCGGAGATTATTGAGTTCTTAGGTAAGAATTATCAAGACCTCAGTCAATTGAATCCAATATTTGAAAAAGGACTAAAGGATGAGTCGTTGCAGGTAGTAGCAGCCTCTCTTAAGGCTTATGCTAAGCATAATGGAGAAAAAGGATTGGCAAAAGCAAAAACCTATGAATCTGAAGAATCCGCAAAGGTGCAATTGGCTGTGGCAGATATTTATGCTAATTATGGAACACCTGCTGAAAAGGATTTTTTCACTCAAAATTATGGTGAAATGTCTGGATTCAACAAGTTTACATTTTTATCTCACTACTTCACCTTTCTTAAGAATCAGGATGATAAAACAACGGCAGAAGGGATTAAAGTGTTTGTCAATGTGATTGAAAGTGATGGGTTATGGTACGAGAGATTAGCAGGTTATCAGTTGTTAAATGGTCTGCAAGGGCATTTCGAGAAAAGAGCTAATCAAATTGATAATGAAATGGCTAGCTTAGAAAAAGATGGCAGTTTATCTGAGACCGATAAAATTGAACTTGATAAAGCTAAGCAGTTTTGTTTATCTCAGAAAAGTCAGATCAGCGGTAAACTTGAAACATTAAAGTCTAAGGAGAAAGATCCGAACATTTTGCAGTACATGCCGAAATAA
- a CDS encoding NADP-dependent malic enzyme — translation MGRKPRKKDALDYHAQGRPGKIEVIPSKPYSTQRDLSLAYSPGVAEPCKEIADNRKDVYKYTSKGNLVAVISNGTAVLGLGDIGPEASKPVMEGKGLLFKIFADIDVFDIEVDASDVETFIQTVKAISPTFGGINLEDIKAPEAFEIEERLKEELNIPIMHDDQHGTAIISSAALINALEIAQKKIEDVKVVVNGAGAAAISCAKLYVALGVKKENLFMLDSKGLITSKRDNTDKYKQLFQQDCDDIPLVELMKGADVFLGLSKGGIVSKEMIQSMAKNPIVFALANPEPEISYDEATDVRDDIIMATGRSDNPNQVNNVLGFPYIFRGALDVRATKINEEMKLAAVRAIAELAKETVPDEVNQAYDELNLSFGREQIIPKPLDPRLIYWVAPAVAKAAMESGVATEPIEDWEAYENELMKRLGLDNKLMKNIVARARKNPKTVVFAEADHYKILKAAHMAMEEGICKPILLGKVDRIESMIEEFGLDFPDCEIIDPREEQHRKKRYEFAEILFEKRKRRGLTQYEARKELRERNYFAAAMVETGEADAMISGLTRNYADTIKPALQIIGVDEGVSKIAGMYILMTKDGPIFFADTTVNMDPTVEDLVDITLLVAKIVQRFRVKPRIAMLSYSNFGSTEGPHAVKMREAVKILHRDHPSIVVDGEVQANFALNEELMRDFFSFSELSKKGANTLIFPTLSSGNIAYKLVQEMSNAEAIGPILLGMKKPVHVLQIGSSVREILNMIIVAVADVQTRK, via the coding sequence ATGGGCAGAAAGCCAAGAAAAAAGGATGCATTAGATTATCACGCTCAGGGAAGACCCGGTAAGATAGAGGTAATACCAAGTAAGCCATACAGTACCCAACGAGATTTGTCTTTAGCATACTCTCCAGGGGTTGCTGAGCCTTGTAAAGAAATTGCAGATAATAGAAAGGATGTTTACAAATACACTTCAAAGGGGAATCTGGTAGCTGTGATCTCAAACGGTACAGCTGTTTTGGGACTTGGAGATATTGGTCCGGAAGCATCAAAACCAGTGATGGAGGGAAAAGGTCTTTTGTTCAAAATATTTGCTGATATTGATGTTTTTGATATTGAGGTAGATGCCTCAGACGTGGAAACGTTTATTCAGACCGTCAAAGCGATTTCTCCAACTTTCGGGGGGATTAACCTAGAAGATATTAAAGCGCCTGAAGCATTTGAGATTGAAGAAAGACTTAAGGAAGAGTTGAATATTCCTATCATGCATGATGATCAGCATGGAACTGCTATCATCTCCAGTGCTGCGCTGATTAATGCTTTAGAGATCGCCCAAAAGAAGATCGAAGATGTTAAAGTGGTCGTGAATGGAGCTGGAGCTGCGGCAATATCATGCGCCAAGCTTTATGTAGCTCTTGGGGTGAAAAAAGAGAACCTTTTCATGCTTGACTCGAAAGGTTTGATTACCAGTAAAAGAGATAATACCGATAAGTATAAGCAATTGTTTCAACAAGATTGTGATGATATTCCATTGGTTGAGCTGATGAAAGGAGCGGATGTTTTTCTTGGGTTATCTAAAGGAGGTATAGTGAGTAAAGAGATGATCCAATCAATGGCGAAAAACCCCATCGTTTTCGCTTTGGCAAATCCCGAACCAGAGATTTCTTATGATGAAGCAACAGATGTTCGCGATGATATTATTATGGCAACGGGTCGAAGTGATAATCCGAATCAGGTGAATAACGTCCTTGGCTTTCCTTACATCTTCAGAGGAGCATTAGATGTTCGTGCAACGAAGATTAATGAGGAGATGAAGTTGGCTGCCGTGCGTGCAATTGCGGAACTGGCAAAAGAAACTGTTCCGGATGAGGTGAATCAGGCATACGATGAGTTGAACCTATCTTTCGGTCGGGAGCAAATTATACCAAAACCCTTAGATCCAAGGTTGATCTATTGGGTGGCTCCAGCGGTTGCTAAGGCTGCAATGGAGTCGGGTGTGGCTACGGAACCTATCGAGGACTGGGAGGCCTATGAGAATGAACTCATGAAAAGACTTGGTTTGGACAATAAACTGATGAAGAACATTGTTGCGAGAGCCAGAAAAAATCCAAAAACAGTGGTGTTTGCCGAAGCAGATCATTACAAGATTCTTAAGGCAGCTCACATGGCCATGGAGGAAGGAATCTGTAAACCTATTCTGTTAGGAAAGGTTGATCGCATTGAGTCTATGATAGAAGAGTTTGGATTGGATTTTCCTGATTGCGAGATCATAGATCCTCGTGAAGAGCAGCATAGAAAGAAACGATATGAGTTTGCCGAAATTCTCTTCGAGAAACGAAAAAGGCGAGGGCTAACTCAGTATGAAGCAAGAAAGGAATTGCGAGAACGAAATTACTTTGCTGCAGCAATGGTAGAAACGGGTGAAGCAGATGCCATGATTTCAGGATTAACCAGAAATTATGCGGATACCATTAAGCCTGCTTTACAGATTATTGGTGTAGACGAAGGAGTAAGTAAAATAGCAGGAATGTACATCTTAATGACAAAAGATGGTCCAATTTTCTTTGCGGATACTACGGTGAACATGGATCCAACGGTTGAAGATTTGGTGGATATCACCTTGTTAGTAGCAAAGATTGTTCAACGATTTAGAGTTAAACCACGAATTGCTATGTTGAGCTACTCTAACTTTGGCTCAACGGAGGGTCCTCATGCAGTAAAAATGAGGGAAGCCGTGAAGATACTACATCGTGATCACCCAAGTATTGTAGTTGACGGTGAGGTGCAGGCAAACTTTGCGTTGAACGAAGAGTTGATGAGAGATTTCTTCTCTTTTAGCGAGCTGAGTAAAAAAGGAGCGAACACCTTGATTTTCCCTACACTTTCTTCTGGAAATATTGCCTACAAGCTGGTTCAGGAGATGAGTAATGCGGAAGCCATAGGTCCAATTCTGCTTGGAATGAAAAAGCCAGTTCACGTCCTTCAGATTGGGTCATCAGTGAGAGAGATTCTGAATATGATTATCGTTGCGGTGGCAGACGTGCAGACAAGAAAATAG
- a CDS encoding ferritin, with the protein MLKPKIEKALNKQIELEASSSQFYLAMASWAETQGMNGTAAFLYKHSDEERMHMLKLIKFINERGGTAVIPPLTKPPAEFESIKEIFESLLEHELNVTDSINNVVDVCLSEKDYTTHNFMQWYVSEQLEEEALARNIIDKLNMIGNDKGGLYLFDRDLENLAAQPINMA; encoded by the coding sequence ATGCTTAAACCAAAAATAGAAAAAGCGCTGAATAAGCAAATAGAACTTGAGGCTTCCTCCTCTCAATTTTACCTTGCAATGGCTTCGTGGGCGGAAACTCAAGGAATGAATGGAACGGCAGCATTCTTGTACAAACATAGTGATGAAGAAAGAATGCACATGTTAAAATTAATCAAGTTTATTAATGAAAGAGGCGGAACAGCAGTAATTCCTCCATTAACGAAACCGCCAGCAGAGTTTGAGTCAATCAAAGAGATTTTCGAATCACTTCTCGAACACGAACTTAATGTTACCGACAGTATCAATAATGTTGTGGATGTTTGCTTAAGTGAAAAAGACTACACCACCCATAATTTCATGCAGTGGTATGTATCAGAACAACTCGAAGAAGAAGCATTAGCACGAAACATCATTGATAAATTGAATATGATCGGGAATGACAAAGGAGGACTATATCTTTTTGACAGAGACTTAGAAAACCTTGCTGCTCAGCCCATCAACATGGCCTAA